One genomic window of Bradyrhizobium sp. B124 includes the following:
- a CDS encoding ABC transporter permease has product MLSFAIRRVLQTIPTVLAVVLLIFVLFSIVPGSIASSMGDDGRGPTDPQVVERMKKQLGLDDPVYVRFGSYVAKLTTGDFGTSFRTREPVTTMVAKRMWPTLQLIFAALAFAIAVGVPLGFIAALKPGSIVDTLSMVLAVSGLSMAKFWLGLLLMYLFALKLGWLPSFGYGDGSLKYLLLPAVTLGVSPMALLARTTRAAVLEIMTADFVRTARSKGMSETRVVTWHVMRNALVIILTAIGLQFGVVMGQAVVVEKLFSWPGIGSLLVDSVLQRDIPAVQGTILVVVLFFLAVNTLVDLLYGVIDPRIRYA; this is encoded by the coding sequence ATGCTCTCCTTCGCGATCCGTCGAGTCCTGCAAACCATTCCGACCGTGCTGGCCGTCGTGCTGCTGATCTTTGTGCTGTTCAGCATCGTACCGGGCAGCATCGCGTCGAGCATGGGCGATGACGGCCGGGGTCCGACAGACCCGCAGGTCGTGGAACGCATGAAAAAGCAGCTCGGCCTCGACGATCCCGTTTACGTGCGGTTCGGCTCTTATGTCGCCAAGCTCACGACGGGAGATTTCGGGACCTCGTTCCGGACCCGCGAGCCGGTCACGACCATGGTCGCCAAACGGATGTGGCCAACGCTGCAGCTGATCTTCGCAGCCCTGGCGTTCGCGATTGCGGTCGGCGTTCCCCTCGGTTTCATCGCCGCGCTGAAGCCGGGCAGCATTGTCGACACGCTCTCGATGGTCCTGGCGGTGTCCGGCCTCTCGATGGCCAAGTTCTGGCTCGGGCTTTTGCTGATGTATCTGTTTGCATTGAAGCTCGGCTGGCTGCCGAGCTTTGGCTATGGCGATGGCAGCCTCAAATATCTGCTCCTGCCTGCCGTGACCCTCGGCGTCTCGCCGATGGCGCTGCTGGCGCGGACGACGCGGGCAGCGGTGCTCGAGATCATGACCGCGGATTTTGTCCGGACGGCGCGTTCGAAGGGCATGAGCGAGACCCGGGTCGTGACGTGGCACGTGATGCGCAATGCCCTCGTCATCATTCTCACGGCGATCGGCCTGCAATTCGGCGTCGTGATGGGCCAAGCGGTCGTCGTCGAGAAATTGTTCTCCTGGCCGGGCATCGGCTCGCTGCTGGTCGACAGCGTCCTGCAGCGCGACATCCCCGCCGTCCAGGGCACCATTCTCGTGGTGGTGCTGTTCTTCCTCGCCGTCAATACATTGGTTGACCTGCTCTACGGCGTGATCGATCCCAGGATCAGATACGCATGA
- a CDS encoding ABC transporter substrate-binding protein: protein MKFKMIAIAVGLGLALAASAEAQTPRKGGTIRMTAPYGSSFTSMDIHTTPRAQDEIYAKALHRSLYIWDSTEGKPVLELANEVVVSGGGLIHTFKLRDDAYFHNGHRMTADDIIWSYNRIMDGTKAYPGARFVRMIEGAAEVEKGQATEISGLKKIDDFTLEMKLTEKVDPAFYFFTALTSIYPADEGGKESFLQKPIGLGPFKFVEHVPGSRIVLERWDRFYKPGKPYADKIVVSLMGEAAARDVAFRNKEIDTSVLGPAQYVAYQADPNLKGTIVEVAEVFTRYMGMNPAFKPFSDKRVRQAVNYAIDADLIISKLVKGKAYRATSWLPLTSPAYDKAMKPYPYDPAKAKQLLADAGYPNGFEFEWTTSQNESWGLPIVEAAIPMLDKVGIKVKVKQVETAVLAEVIRKGDFQAFIYSQATGPDPQAALKCFHSATPQSACNYTTFKNAEFDKMIDAAGQTDDAEKRVQLLQKANALLQEEAPIWFFNYNKAVMAVQPWLKGIQLDATELTHQNVEDLWVDDTSPAK, encoded by the coding sequence ATGAAGTTCAAGATGATTGCGATCGCGGTTGGCCTCGGGCTCGCACTCGCCGCCTCGGCGGAGGCCCAGACACCGCGCAAGGGCGGGACCATTCGCATGACGGCGCCCTACGGCTCCAGCTTCACCAGCATGGACATCCACACGACACCGCGCGCCCAGGACGAGATCTACGCCAAGGCCCTGCACCGCTCGCTCTATATCTGGGACTCGACCGAGGGCAAGCCGGTGCTGGAGCTTGCCAATGAGGTTGTCGTCTCGGGCGGGGGCCTCATTCATACCTTCAAGCTGCGCGACGACGCGTATTTCCACAACGGCCACAGGATGACGGCCGATGACATCATCTGGTCCTACAATCGCATCATGGACGGCACCAAGGCCTATCCCGGCGCGCGCTTTGTCCGCATGATCGAGGGCGCGGCCGAGGTCGAGAAGGGCCAGGCCACGGAAATCTCCGGCCTGAAGAAGATCGACGACTTCACCCTCGAAATGAAGCTGACCGAGAAAGTCGATCCCGCCTTCTATTTCTTCACCGCGCTGACCTCGATCTATCCTGCCGATGAGGGCGGGAAGGAAAGCTTCCTCCAGAAGCCGATCGGTCTTGGTCCATTCAAATTCGTCGAGCACGTGCCGGGATCGCGCATCGTGCTAGAACGCTGGGACCGTTTCTACAAACCCGGCAAGCCGTATGCCGACAAGATCGTGGTATCGCTGATGGGCGAAGCCGCGGCACGCGATGTCGCCTTCCGCAACAAGGAGATCGACACCTCGGTGCTTGGGCCCGCACAGTATGTCGCCTATCAGGCCGATCCCAACCTCAAGGGCACCATCGTCGAGGTCGCCGAGGTCTTCACCCGCTACATGGGGATGAACCCCGCGTTCAAGCCGTTCTCCGACAAGCGGGTTCGGCAGGCCGTCAACTACGCGATCGATGCCGATCTGATCATCAGCAAACTGGTCAAGGGCAAAGCCTATCGCGCCACGAGCTGGCTGCCTTTGACCTCGCCGGCATACGACAAGGCGATGAAGCCCTACCCTTACGATCCAGCGAAGGCGAAGCAATTGCTTGCGGATGCGGGTTATCCTAACGGCTTTGAATTCGAATGGACCACCAGCCAGAACGAAAGCTGGGGCTTGCCGATCGTCGAAGCCGCGATACCGATGCTGGACAAGGTGGGCATCAAGGTCAAGGTCAAGCAGGTCGAGACCGCGGTGCTGGCGGAGGTCATCCGCAAGGGCGACTTCCAGGCGTTCATCTATTCCCAGGCGACCGGCCCGGATCCGCAGGCAGCGCTCAAATGCTTCCATTCGGCGACGCCGCAATCGGCCTGCAACTACACGACCTTCAAGAACGCGGAGTTCGACAAGATGATCGATGCAGCCGGCCAGACCGACGATGCCGAAAAGCGCGTCCAGCTGCTGCAGAAGGCCAATGCGCTGCTCCAGGAGGAAGCGCCGATCTGGTTCTTCAACTACAACAAGGCGGTCATGGCGGTGCAGCCCTGGCTCAAAGGAATCCAGCTGGACGCGACGGAACTGACCCATCAAAACGTCGAAGACCTTTGGGTCGACGACACCTCGCCGGCGAAGTGA
- a CDS encoding invasion associated locus B family protein: MAGRFRDVKRRSACMARDNTAGRRLRAIAALVVIAGIGSAQAARTSDKSDASGGSVAIPIDTRSQTSAMEGVVRPVQLPKGASAVSETYGDWIVKCLLDGGAKLCTLGQTQTSKETNQQIFAIELIPRDGKAEGNILMPFGLKFDAGAVLKLDGKDLEQTRFSTCTAQGCLLPVSFPTVVTDTISKAKMLTVVAQNIGNGQAVVFNVPLNGFAAALERTIQLGG; the protein is encoded by the coding sequence ATGGCAGGTCGGTTTCGGGACGTAAAGAGGCGGAGCGCATGCATGGCGAGAGACAACACAGCAGGCAGGCGTCTTCGGGCGATCGCTGCTCTCGTCGTCATCGCCGGCATCGGTTCGGCGCAGGCTGCTCGAACCTCTGATAAATCGGATGCCAGCGGGGGCTCGGTCGCTATTCCGATCGACACAAGGAGCCAGACGTCCGCGATGGAGGGCGTGGTGCGCCCCGTCCAGCTTCCCAAGGGCGCTTCCGCGGTCAGCGAGACCTACGGAGACTGGATCGTCAAATGCCTGCTCGACGGCGGTGCCAAGCTCTGCACCTTGGGACAGACACAGACCTCCAAGGAGACCAATCAGCAAATCTTCGCCATCGAACTGATTCCGAGGGACGGAAAGGCCGAAGGCAACATCCTGATGCCGTTCGGACTGAAGTTCGACGCTGGGGCCGTCCTCAAGCTCGACGGCAAGGATCTGGAGCAGACCCGATTCTCCACCTGCACCGCGCAAGGCTGTTTGCTTCCGGTTTCCTTTCCCACGGTTGTGACCGACACCATCAGCAAGGCCAAAATGCTCACCGTCGTCGCGCAGAACATCGGCAACGGACAGGCCGTCGTCTTCAATGTCCCCCTCAACGGCTTCGCCGCTGCGCTGGAACGCACCATTCAGCTTGGAGGTTGA
- a CDS encoding GAF domain-containing protein, with amino-acid sequence MKTFIRVVELWVPDPTRTRLEFGGSLHSSEFAEFNAVSENALFAYDEGLPGKAWASGHPVILTEFANSYFKRTDEAREAGLTCGVALPVFAGEFLMAVMVLLCGDDRKHVGAIELWHNDPEKSHEMALVDGYYGTADMFEFNSRHTKFPRGFGLPGRTWKAGRPLIIKDLHNSKGFLRWEDASEIGINCGVGIPYTTGDQTWVVTFLSAQATPIARRFEIWVPNEERSALVFHSGDCSEQSDLATLYAAKTIGRGEGSIGGAWATGMPTLTEHLKQDESIAATLARGSGMNQLVALPVIENARLKAVLAWYL; translated from the coding sequence ATGAAAACCTTCATTCGCGTTGTTGAGCTCTGGGTGCCCGATCCAACACGGACGCGGCTGGAATTCGGCGGCAGCCTACACAGCTCCGAGTTCGCCGAGTTCAACGCGGTCAGCGAGAACGCGCTGTTCGCCTATGACGAGGGCCTGCCCGGCAAGGCCTGGGCGAGCGGCCATCCGGTCATCCTGACCGAATTCGCCAACTCCTATTTCAAGCGAACCGACGAGGCGCGCGAAGCCGGCCTGACCTGCGGCGTTGCGCTTCCGGTGTTCGCCGGCGAATTCCTGATGGCGGTAATGGTCCTGCTCTGCGGTGACGACAGGAAGCATGTCGGCGCGATCGAGCTTTGGCACAACGATCCCGAGAAATCCCACGAGATGGCGCTGGTCGACGGCTACTACGGCACCGCTGACATGTTCGAGTTCAACTCGCGCCACACCAAATTCCCGCGCGGCTTCGGCCTGCCCGGCCGGACCTGGAAGGCCGGCAGGCCGCTGATCATCAAAGACCTGCACAATTCCAAGGGATTCCTGCGCTGGGAGGACGCATCCGAGATCGGCATCAATTGCGGTGTCGGCATCCCCTACACGACTGGCGACCAGACCTGGGTGGTGACATTCCTGTCGGCCCAGGCGACACCGATCGCACGCCGGTTCGAGATCTGGGTGCCGAACGAAGAGCGGTCGGCACTGGTGTTTCACTCCGGCGACTGCAGCGAGCAGTCCGATCTCGCCACGCTCTATGCGGCCAAGACGATCGGTCGCGGCGAAGGCTCTATCGGCGGCGCATGGGCCACCGGCATGCCCACGCTCACCGAGCATCTGAAGCAGGATGAATCGATCGCGGCTACCCTGGCGCGTGGCTCCGGCATGAACCAGCTGGTCGCGCTGCCGGTGATCGAGAACGCCCGGCTCAAGGCGGTGCTGGCCTGGTATTTGTGA
- a CDS encoding ABC transporter permease, with protein sequence MKLGTSAIIGGVLFALAIFVGLFAPWLAHTDPVMGANLMNAEEPPSWIWWFGTDAQGRDIYSRVVHGARISLTVGIVSQLVNSVIGVTLGLTAGYWGGWWDDVVNGLTNLMLAIPSLIFALAIMAVLGPGLTSLLIALGLTNWSFTCRIARASTLSLKSQGYVQAARVLGYGDLRIMITQLLPNMVGPIIVIGTLGMGGAVLAEASLSFLGLGIRPPYPSWGSMLSEARDQITTAPWLSVFPGLAIFLTVLGLNLLGDGLRDVLDPQSRSRRA encoded by the coding sequence ATGAAGCTTGGAACCAGCGCGATCATCGGCGGCGTGCTATTCGCGCTTGCGATCTTCGTTGGCCTGTTCGCGCCCTGGCTGGCACATACCGACCCGGTCATGGGCGCCAACCTCATGAATGCCGAAGAACCGCCGAGCTGGATCTGGTGGTTCGGCACCGATGCGCAGGGTCGCGACATCTATTCCCGCGTCGTGCACGGCGCGCGCATCTCGCTGACGGTCGGCATCGTCTCGCAGCTCGTCAATAGTGTGATCGGCGTGACGCTGGGCCTGACCGCGGGCTATTGGGGCGGCTGGTGGGACGATGTCGTCAACGGGCTGACCAATTTGATGCTCGCGATCCCCTCGCTGATCTTCGCACTCGCCATCATGGCGGTGCTCGGCCCCGGCCTGACGAGCCTCCTGATCGCGCTCGGATTGACCAATTGGTCCTTCACCTGCCGGATCGCACGCGCCTCGACGCTGTCGCTCAAGAGCCAGGGCTATGTGCAGGCTGCGCGAGTGCTCGGCTATGGGGATTTGCGCATCATGATCACGCAGCTGCTGCCGAACATGGTCGGCCCCATCATTGTCATCGGCACGCTCGGCATGGGCGGGGCGGTACTGGCAGAGGCTTCGCTTTCATTCCTCGGCCTCGGCATCCGTCCGCCCTATCCGAGCTGGGGCAGCATGCTGTCGGAGGCGCGCGACCAGATCACCACGGCGCCATGGCTGTCGGTATTCCCCGGCCTCGCCATCTTCCTGACGGTACTGGGCCTCAATCTGCTCGGCGATGGCCTGCGTGACGTGCTGGATCCCCAGTCGCGGAGCCGGCGCGCATGA
- a CDS encoding GNAT family N-acetyltransferase — protein MDMLVKLYALPNSRPAYDRLVKAGVVMRRALAPEKHKVVAWVRETFSEAWASETEVAFSRQPVSCFIAIQQKKIVGFACHDASCRNFFGPTGVAPKAQQGGIGKALLFACLEDMKHQGFGYAIIGGVGPAEFYSKAVGAAAIEGSTPGIYRGLL, from the coding sequence ATGGACATGCTCGTCAAGCTCTACGCCCTGCCCAATTCCCGGCCGGCCTATGATCGGTTGGTCAAGGCCGGAGTTGTCATGCGCCGGGCGCTCGCGCCCGAAAAGCACAAAGTGGTGGCCTGGGTGCGGGAAACGTTCAGCGAGGCGTGGGCCAGCGAAACCGAGGTCGCGTTCAGCCGCCAACCGGTCTCCTGCTTCATCGCGATCCAGCAAAAGAAGATCGTGGGATTCGCCTGCCACGACGCGTCCTGCCGCAACTTCTTCGGCCCGACCGGCGTCGCGCCGAAGGCGCAGCAGGGCGGCATCGGCAAGGCGCTGCTGTTCGCCTGTCTCGAGGACATGAAGCACCAGGGCTTCGGCTACGCCATCATCGGCGGCGTCGGGCCGGCAGAATTCTATTCGAAGGCCGTCGGCGCGGCGGCCATCGAAGGCTCTACGCCGGGGATTTATCGTGGACTGCTGTAG
- a CDS encoding M81 family metallopeptidase → MSERKIRIAVLHFSHETVSFLPNETTLDDFIYPGSPAKGEALLQFDPKNYMGGFVRVAREFSEVELVGIESPLWPRTYTGSGWITQEAYRTFTGKMIAGLKEEGPFDGVYLCLHGAMAVRDVPRPEADLARQVREVVGRSAFIAATFDPHGNEDEAFLEQADMAFAVKYFPHYDAHLQGERAARMLVRAIRGDYRPAHKTIKVPVISPTVLQWTGARPWMDLVQRALVWEAREVDVYVNIFFGFPFADVPDAGMTVQVLTNDNPKLAEQVARDLAGTIWRLREALLQSTRLHSIAEGVALAKQAVADGNTPVVLADHSDRSGSATWLLREIIAQDLANTVIATIADARATASLKAAGAKAGDAFDMEIGGRADESAGDPVRIQGTISAAGDGYGQFWVCVRFGRNNVLILSTYLVQIMEPFSLKALVPDIGGFEVMAIKSRVHFRRGFDDNGFAKTILLVEPDQPFLGTTRLDKLPYRNVDLAQFYPYGNPAFPEASS, encoded by the coding sequence ATGAGCGAACGCAAGATTCGTATTGCCGTCCTGCATTTCTCCCACGAAACCGTCTCGTTCCTGCCGAACGAGACCACGCTCGACGACTTCATCTATCCGGGCTCGCCGGCCAAAGGTGAAGCGCTGCTGCAGTTCGATCCGAAGAACTACATGGGCGGCTTCGTGCGGGTGGCGCGCGAGTTCTCGGAGGTCGAACTGGTCGGCATCGAGTCTCCGCTCTGGCCGAGGACCTACACCGGATCGGGCTGGATCACCCAGGAGGCCTACCGGACCTTCACCGGCAAGATGATTGCCGGGCTCAAGGAAGAGGGGCCGTTCGACGGCGTCTATCTGTGCCTGCATGGCGCGATGGCCGTGCGCGACGTGCCGCGGCCCGAGGCCGATCTGGCGCGGCAGGTCCGCGAGGTGGTCGGCCGCTCCGCCTTCATCGCCGCGACCTTCGATCCTCACGGCAATGAGGATGAGGCGTTCCTCGAACAGGCGGACATGGCGTTCGCCGTCAAATATTTCCCGCATTATGACGCGCATCTGCAAGGCGAACGGGCAGCGCGCATGCTGGTGCGGGCGATCCGCGGCGACTACAGACCGGCGCACAAGACCATCAAGGTTCCCGTGATCTCTCCCACCGTGCTGCAATGGACCGGCGCGCGTCCGTGGATGGATCTCGTGCAGCGCGCGCTGGTGTGGGAGGCCCGCGAGGTCGACGTCTACGTCAACATCTTCTTCGGCTTTCCGTTCGCCGATGTTCCCGACGCCGGCATGACCGTGCAGGTCCTGACCAACGACAACCCAAAGCTCGCCGAGCAGGTCGCGCGCGATCTCGCCGGCACGATCTGGCGGCTGCGCGAGGCGCTGCTGCAATCGACCAGGCTGCACAGCATTGCCGAGGGCGTCGCGTTGGCCAAGCAGGCCGTCGCCGATGGCAACACGCCCGTGGTGCTGGCCGATCACAGCGACCGCTCGGGATCGGCGACCTGGCTGCTGCGCGAGATCATCGCGCAGGACCTCGCCAACACTGTCATCGCGACCATTGCCGACGCCAGGGCGACGGCAAGCCTGAAGGCGGCCGGCGCGAAGGCTGGCGATGCCTTCGATATGGAGATCGGCGGCCGTGCCGACGAGTCGGCGGGCGATCCGGTTCGCATTCAGGGCACGATCTCGGCTGCGGGTGACGGCTACGGGCAGTTCTGGGTCTGCGTGCGCTTCGGCCGCAACAATGTGCTGATCCTCTCCACCTATCTGGTGCAGATCATGGAGCCGTTCTCGCTGAAAGCGCTGGTGCCTGACATCGGTGGATTCGAGGTCATGGCGATCAAGTCGCGGGTGCACTTTCGGCGCGGCTTCGACGACAATGGCTTTGCCAAGACGATCCTGCTGGTCGAGCCGGATCAGCCGTTCCTCGGCACGACGCGGCTGGACAAGCTGCCCTACAGGAATGTCGATCTTGCGCAGTTCTATCCCTACGGCAATCCGGCTTTCCCGGAGGCGTCGTCATGA
- a CDS encoding oligopeptide/dipeptide ABC transporter ATP-binding protein, with translation MHEPAAKPDDDVILSVEDLAVHFPLGGGLLGGGQRLLRAVDGIDLELKRGECLGLVGESGCGKSTVALSLLGLLTPTRGRIVLDGHVVTGQRSIDRKLLARTAQMVFQDPYASLNPRQTVRRTLEDPLRLHGVTAQSEIDGRIAAMLKHVGLRPEQAGRYPHEFSGGQRQRIGIARALILNPKIVICDEPVSALDVSIRAQIINLLLELKETLGLSYIMISHDLGVVEHMSDRVAVMYLGRIVETGGWREIFERPAHPYTQTLIAAIPDPLRRAPLATTRGELPNPLNPPDGCAFSARCRYAEAVCQREPGPSLQTRADGHAVRCWRTDEIAGQPPS, from the coding sequence ATGCATGAGCCCGCGGCGAAGCCTGACGACGATGTCATCCTCAGCGTCGAGGATCTCGCGGTTCATTTCCCGCTCGGCGGCGGCTTGCTGGGCGGCGGCCAGCGGCTGCTGCGCGCAGTCGACGGCATCGATCTCGAACTGAAGCGCGGTGAGTGCCTCGGCCTCGTCGGCGAATCCGGCTGCGGCAAATCGACCGTCGCGCTTTCGCTGCTTGGGCTGCTGACGCCGACGCGCGGCAGGATCGTGCTCGACGGACACGTCGTGACGGGCCAGCGATCGATCGATCGAAAGCTGCTGGCTCGCACCGCCCAGATGGTGTTTCAGGATCCCTACGCCTCGCTCAATCCGCGTCAGACCGTTCGCCGCACGCTGGAAGACCCGCTGCGGCTGCACGGCGTGACCGCCCAAAGCGAGATCGACGGACGCATTGCCGCCATGCTCAAACATGTCGGCCTGCGGCCCGAGCAGGCCGGCCGCTACCCGCATGAATTCTCGGGTGGCCAGCGCCAGCGCATCGGCATCGCCCGCGCGTTGATCCTCAATCCCAAGATCGTCATCTGCGACGAACCGGTATCGGCGCTCGATGTCTCGATCCGGGCCCAGATCATCAATCTGCTGCTGGAGTTGAAGGAGACTCTCGGCCTCTCCTACATCATGATCAGCCACGACCTCGGCGTGGTCGAGCACATGAGCGACAGGGTCGCGGTGATGTATCTCGGCCGCATTGTGGAGACCGGCGGCTGGCGCGAGATCTTCGAACGGCCGGCGCACCCGTATACGCAGACCCTGATCGCCGCGATTCCCGATCCGCTACGCCGCGCACCGCTCGCGACGACAAGGGGCGAGCTTCCCAATCCGCTCAATCCGCCGGACGGATGTGCATTCAGTGCACGCTGTCGCTACGCCGAAGCGGTGTGCCAGCGCGAGCCCGGGCCTTCACTTCAAACGCGCGCCGACGGGCACGCGGTCCGGTGCTGGCGCACTGACGAGATTGCCGGTCAACCTCCAAGCTGA
- a CDS encoding class II aldolase/adducin family protein: protein MNPPVSSPAIKVVKSVREQVSAEEWQARVDLAACYRLTAMYGMTEMIANHISCRVPGTTDQFLINAYGMLYEEIDASSLIKVDVEGNTLLNATDYDVNVAGFVIHSAIHMAKHDMDCVAHTHTPAGMAVSAMECGLLPLAQTSMRFLHIAYHDFEGIADNVDERERLVRDLGDHEAMILRNHGLLVVGRTVPAAFNVLFRLERACQTQVTALSCNTKLIYPPQNILEDTYERMLPKPGRAARNGELAWPALLRKLDRADPSYRD from the coding sequence ATGAATCCCCCCGTCAGCTCGCCCGCGATCAAGGTCGTGAAATCCGTTCGCGAGCAGGTGAGCGCCGAGGAGTGGCAGGCCCGTGTCGATCTCGCCGCCTGCTATCGGCTGACTGCGATGTACGGCATGACCGAGATGATCGCGAACCACATCTCCTGCCGCGTGCCCGGCACCACCGACCAGTTCCTGATCAATGCCTACGGCATGCTGTATGAGGAGATCGACGCCTCCAGCCTGATCAAGGTCGATGTCGAGGGCAACACGCTGCTCAACGCCACCGACTACGACGTCAACGTCGCGGGCTTCGTGATTCACAGCGCCATCCACATGGCCAAGCACGATATGGACTGCGTCGCGCACACCCACACCCCGGCCGGCATGGCGGTCTCCGCGATGGAATGCGGCCTGCTGCCGCTGGCGCAGACCTCGATGCGCTTCCTGCACATCGCCTATCACGACTTCGAAGGCATCGCCGACAATGTCGACGAGCGCGAACGGCTGGTCCGCGACCTCGGCGACCACGAGGCGATGATCCTGCGCAACCATGGCCTCCTGGTCGTCGGCCGCACCGTGCCCGCCGCCTTCAACGTGCTGTTCCGGCTCGAGCGCGCCTGCCAGACCCAGGTGACGGCGCTGTCCTGCAACACCAAGCTGATCTATCCGCCGCAAAACATCCTCGAAGACACCTATGAGCGGATGCTGCCCAAGCCCGGCCGCGCCGCGCGCAACGGCGAACTCGCCTGGCCGGCGCTGCTGCGCAAGCTCGATCGCGCCGATCCGTCGTACCGGGACTGA
- a CDS encoding ABC transporter ATP-binding protein encodes MTAAPLIEVEDLRIDLDNGANHVAAVEGVSFRIDRGETFGLVGESGCGKSITALALIGLLRRPLSVAAGAIRFEGREIQGLSAAEQRALRGNRIAMIFQEPMTALNPVSPVGRQIAEMFVLHKGKSWREANQLAVEALANVRVPAPERRVKDYPHQLSGGMRQRVMIAIALACDPDLLIADEPTTALDVTVQAEIIELMRNLCAERGTAILMISHDLGLVANVCRRVGVMYAGRIVEERGSDDIFRACAHPYTQGLVDSLPRLGSRAALGRSRLREIAGVVPAIADFPSGCRFNPRCAQATEICRTTAPETTWLGASGLVRCHHHA; translated from the coding sequence ATGACGGCCGCTCCGCTGATCGAAGTCGAGGACCTGCGCATCGATCTCGACAACGGCGCCAACCATGTTGCGGCGGTCGAGGGCGTTTCATTCCGCATCGATCGTGGCGAAACATTCGGCCTTGTCGGCGAGTCCGGCTGCGGCAAGAGCATCACCGCACTCGCCTTGATCGGCCTGCTGCGCCGGCCGCTCTCGGTCGCCGCCGGCGCGATACGGTTCGAGGGCCGCGAGATTCAGGGACTTTCCGCGGCCGAGCAGCGGGCGCTGCGCGGCAACCGCATCGCCATGATCTTCCAGGAGCCGATGACGGCGCTCAATCCGGTGTCACCCGTCGGCCGGCAGATCGCGGAGATGTTCGTGCTGCACAAGGGCAAGAGCTGGCGCGAGGCAAACCAGCTGGCTGTCGAGGCGCTGGCGAACGTGCGCGTCCCGGCACCGGAGCGGCGGGTGAAGGATTACCCGCACCAGCTTTCGGGCGGCATGCGCCAACGCGTGATGATCGCCATCGCGCTTGCATGCGATCCTGATCTTCTGATCGCCGACGAGCCGACCACCGCGCTCGACGTGACGGTGCAGGCGGAAATCATCGAGCTGATGCGTAATCTGTGCGCCGAGCGGGGCACGGCGATCCTGATGATTAGCCACGATCTGGGCCTGGTCGCCAACGTCTGCCGCCGCGTCGGCGTCATGTATGCCGGCCGCATTGTCGAGGAACGCGGCTCGGACGACATCTTCCGCGCCTGCGCGCATCCCTACACGCAAGGCCTGGTCGACTCGCTGCCGCGGCTAGGGAGTCGCGCAGCGCTCGGCCGGTCGCGGCTCAGGGAGATCGCCGGCGTCGTCCCGGCGATCGCGGACTTTCCGAGCGGCTGCCGCTTCAATCCGCGTTGCGCACAGGCGACCGAGATCTGCCGGACCACCGCACCGGAAACGACATGGCTCGGTGCAAGCGGCCTCGTCAGGTGCCACCACCATGCATGA